The Cetobacterium sp. 8H DNA window ACAATACCGGCATTATTAAACGGAGATAAGGATATAATAGGTCAAGCACAAACAGGAACAGGTAAAACTGCAGCGTTTTCATTACCTATATTAGAGAAAATAGAGAACAGTACAGGAAATGTACAAGCTATAATCCTAGCTCCAACAAGAGAATTAGCAGTTCAAGTAGCTGAAGAAATGAACTCGTTAGCAGCAGGAAGAAGATTAAAGATAATCCCAGTTTATGGAGGACAATCTTTAGAGCAACAAAAGAGACAACTTCAAAGAGGAGTAGACATCGTAGTTGGAACTCCAGGAAGAGTTATCGATTTAATTAACAGAAAAGTTTTAGTATTAAATAAGATTGATTATTTCATACTAGACGAAGCTGATGAGATGTTAAACATGGGATTCGTAGAAGATATAGAGCAAATTCTTGAGTCTACAAACCAAGATAAAAGAATGCTGTTCTTCTCGGCAACTATGCCATCTGAAATCTTAAAAATCGCTAGATCACACATGAGAGATCATGAAGTTTTAGCAGTAAAAAAGAAAGAGTTAACTACAAACTTAACAGAGCAAATTTACTTTGAAGTAAAAGAGAGAGATAAATTTGAAGCACTTTGTAGAATCATCGATATCGAATTAGATTTCTATGGAATTGTTTTCTGTAGAACTAAGAACGACGTTAATGAATTAGTAGGAAAGTTACAAGATAGAGGGTACGATGTTGAAGGATTACACGGAGATATCAGCCAAAATCATAGAGAGGTAACTTTAAAGAGATTTAAGAACAAAAACTTAAACATCTTAATAGCTACAGACGTTGCTGCAAGAGGAATCGACGTAAACGACCTTACTCATGTAATCAACTATGCTATACCTCAAGAAGCTGAAAGCTATGTTCATAGAATCGGAAGAACAGGAAGAGCTGGAAAGCAAGGAACTGCAATAACATTCATAACTCCATCTGAGTACAGAAAACTTCTTCAAATTCAGAAAATAACTAAAACTGAAATCAAGAAAGAGCAAGTTCCAGGAGTAAAAGATGTTATCTTAGCTAAGAAAACTAGACTATTTGATAATGTTAACAGCATAATCTCTGGTGGAGACGCTGAGAGCTACCAAGAGATGGCAAAAGAGTTATTAAATCAAGAGGCAACACCAATTGAAATAATAGCTGCTATCCTTAAAAACTGTTATGATGAAGAGTTAGAAGAGTCTAACTACTCAGATATCGAAAGTGTTTCTTTAGATAAGACAGGAAAAACAAGACTATTTATCGCTTTAGGTAAAAAAGATAAAATGACTCCTAGAAAGATTGTTGATTTAATATCTTCAAAAACAAAGATACATGAGTCAAAATTAAAAGGTGTAGAAGTGTATGAGAACTTCTCATTCGTTTCGGTACCATTTGTTGAAGCTGAAACAATAGTGGATATCTTCCAAAAAGATAGAAGAGGAAAGAAACCATTAATAGAAAAAGCAAAACAATCAAGAAAATAATTAAATAATGTTGATAGAGAGCTGTAACGAGGGAAACCGAAGTACAGCTTTTTTCAGCATATTAAGGAGAGATAAGATGAAGAAAAAAATCATAGTTTTATTTTTTTTAATTGTTATCGGTATTTTGGCAATTTTTAAGGTTTATTCGGTACAGAAGACTGAAAAAAGAGATTATGATGTACAGGTTAATTTGAAACAAGGAACAAGTTTAAATAGAGTTTTTACTAAAATAGGGGTTGCAGATTCAATTTTTTTTAAGATATTTTTAAAATATGAAAAAAATTCTGGTAGAAATATAAAAGCAGGGTTTTATGAGTTTAAAGGTCAATACTCGTATGAAGATATTTTAAATATGATGGAAGAGGGAAAAGTTAAATATAAAGTTTTAACAATTCCAGAAGGATACTCTATAAAAGAGATAGGAAAAGTTATAACTGAAAAGGGCTATGGCTCTGAAGAGGGTTTAAAAAAAGCTTTAGAAAATATTAAAGACTTTCCATATCCAACTCCTAATGGGAATTTTGAAGGTTATTTATACCCTGAAACATATTATTTCTCTGTAGATTTAACAGAACAAGAGATTGTAAATAAGATGTTGGCTGAGTTTTTAAAAAAATTCCCACCTGATAAATATCCAAATAAGGAAAAGTTTTATAAAGAGTTGATAATGGCATCTATAATTGAGAGAGAAGCTCAATTAAAAGAGGAGAAGCCACTTATGGCATCAGTATTTTATAACAGATTGAAAAAGGGAATGAAATTGGGTTCCGATGCAACTGTAAACTATATATATGACTATGGGAAAAGAAGGATGTACTACAAAGATTTGAAGGTGGATTCACCGTATAATACCTATATGTATAAGGGTTTGCCACCAGGACCAATTGCAAATCCAGATTTTACTTCAATGGAAGCTGCAATGAACCCTGCAAAGACAGATTACCTATTCTTTGTAGTGACAAGTGATGGAAAACATACATTTACAAAAACTTATAAGGAACATTTAGAAGTACAAAAAAAGAAAAAATAGTTAGGAGTAAAAAAGTGGAAAAAACATTAGAAAAAATAGTTTTAGTTGGAATAAATAGCCAATATATACATACAAATTTAGCGATTAGATATTTGAAAAACTATGTTGAAAAATTTAGTGATATTGAGATAGAAATATATGAGAGTAATATCAATAATCAAATCCAAAGCATAATAACAGATCTATTTAATACTGAAGCAGATCACATCATATTTTCAACTTACATTTGGAATAAAGAGTATGTTTTTACTCTTGTTAAAGAGTTGAAAAAAATTATGCCAAAGGTTAAGATAACATTAGGTGGACCTGAAGTTAGTTATAATGCAAAGGAATCACTTATAGAAAATAAAAGTATAGATTTTGTTTTAGTAGGAGAGGGAGAAAAAGTTCTTTTAAATTTTTTAACTAAACCTGTAAATGAAGTTAGAGGAGTGGCTTTTTTAGAAAATAATGAGTTCAAATATTTAGGAGATGAATTCCCAATAGAAAACTTAGATGAAATACCATTCCCATATACTGAAAAGGAATTGAAAGAGAATATAAAAATACTTTATTATGAATCTACAAGAGGTTGCCCGTTTAGCTGTTCATATTGCTTATCTTCAATAGATAAAGGGGTTAGATACTGGTCTTTAGAAAGAGTAAAAAAAGATCTGTCTAAATTTATAGATTCGGGTGTTGAGCTAGTAAAGTTTGTAGATAGAACTTTCAACTTAAGAAAAGATAGATATTTAGGTATTTGGAGTCATCTTCTGGAAAATTATAGAGAAAATATAACTTTCCATTTTGAAATAAATGCAAATATTTTTGATGATGAGGTAATAGAATTTTTAAAAACAGTTCCAGAGGGATATTTTCAATTTGAAATAGGGGTTCAAAGTATAAATAAAGAAACTATGAATAGTATAAATAGAAGAAATCTTTTAGAAAGATTAGAGAAAAATATAAAAGCGATATCAAAGAATATACATCTTCATGTGGATTTAATTGCAGGATTACCTCATGACACATATGAAACATTTAAAGATTCGTTTAACTATGTCTATAACTTAGATGCTGAGATGATTCAATTAGGATTTTTAAAAATTTTAAATGGAACTAAAATATCTAAAGAGATAGAAGAGTATGACTATAAATATATGGAATTTCCACCATATGAAATTCTTTCAAATAGCTTTATAAGTTATGGGGAACTGGTAAAATTAAAAAATCTTGAAAAAATGTTAGATTATTACTATAATTCTGAGAAATTTAAATATTCTGTAAATTATATTATAAAAAATAATTATTCAACACCGTTTGAATTTTTTGAAGAGATTGCAGAGTATTATAGAGAAAATAATCTTCTGACAGTGGGACATAAAATAGTTAGTATTTTTAATCATTTAATGGAGTTTTATAATAATAAAAATTTTGAAGGAAAAGAGATTTTCATAGAGTACTTAAAGTTAGACTACTTGATGTTAGGAAAACCGGGGAGTTATCCACAGTGGTTTGAATCTGAAAAAGATAAAGAAAGATACAATGAGATTATAATTTCTAAAAATTATAAATCATCAAGAGAAGCATACAAAAAGACAGAGTTTGAAAAATTTAACTACAATGTTTTAAAGAATGTTGATGGAGAGATAGAAATTCTATTTAATTATATGCCGAAAAAGGTTGAATTAGAAGTGGTATCAGAGAAAAAATAACAGGGAAAAAAAGTTTGAAAAAGGGTCTCTATATGGTATAATTCTATAAAATACTGTTTGAAGGAAAAGTTTATGCTAAATAAAATTTTAAAAAAGATAAAAAAAGAAAAATTAATAGAATCGGGAGATAAGATAGTAGTAGGATTTTCTGGTGGTCCAGATTCAGTTTTCTTGCTACAAGTTTTAATCTACGCTCAGAAAGAGATGGATTTTGAGATACTACTGGTTCATATCAACCATCTTTTAAGAGATGAAAATTCAGAAAAAGATCAAGAGTTTGCAAGTGAAACAGCAAAGAGATTAAATCTACCAATTTTTATTAAAAGAGCTAGCATAGAAAATATTTCAAAAGATATGGGTGTTGGCTTAGAAGAAGCTGGAAGAAAAATAAGGTATGATTTCTTCAATGAAATTTTAGAGAAAAATTCAGGAACGAAGATAGCAATCGCACACAATTTAGATGATCAAATCGAAACTTTTTTATTTAGAATGATAAGAGGATGTTCCCTTGAAGGTTTAGAAGGGATAAATCACAGAGATAATATCATAAGACCAATAAATGAAATCTATAAAAAAGAGATATTGAACTATTTGGATATGAATAATATAGAGTATAGAATTGATGAAACTAATTTTGAGAATGAGTTTACTAGAAATAGTATCAGACTAGATTTGGTTCCATATATTGAGAAAAGATATAACGGTAGTTTTAAGGATAAAATACATAATTTAATAGATGAAATAAGGGAAGTAAATGAAGTTCTTAAGGTTAATCTAAAAGATTATAAAATTATCAGCCATAAAAAAGAGATGTTGAACTTAGAATTAATAAAAATTGAACCACCATATCTTCAAAGAAAGATAATAAATGAATATTTAAAAGAGTTTGATTTAGAAGCAACTAGAGAAAAAATATTGAATATAATTAAAATTATAAATTCAGGAGGAAGCAAAACTCTTGATTTAGAAGATAACCATCTTTTAAAAAAACAGTATAATAGTATCTGGATAGAAAAAAAAATACTAGATAAAAATATTCAAAAAAATGAAGAAGAAACTCAGATAGAAAAAATTAAAGTACCATTTAAACTAAAATTTAATGGATATCTTCTAGAGGCTGTAAAAGATAGCAAAAGCTCAGGTCAAAATGAGTTTTTAACTAATTTAAAGCCAGGGGATGAAGTGGAAGTTAGAGTTAGAAAAGATGGGGATAAAATCCAACCTCTAGGAATGAGTAGTTATAAAAAATTAAAAGATATTTTTATAAATGAAAAAATTGTTAAAGAAGAGAGGGCAAACATTCCATTGATTATAAAAGATAATGAGATTGTTTGGGTAGCTGGAATCAAAAAAAGTGAAGTATTTAAGGGTGAAAAAAATAAAGAAGGGATTAAGCTAATCATGAGGAGGCAGGATGAAAACTAGAGATAATAATGAAAAAATGGCACTGTATAACTTTATTGAAGAAGAGCCAAAAAAAGATGATGAAAAAGATGATAAAGCTAGTGAAGATACTCAAGATAAGTCTAAAGCGGAACAGGAAAAAGAAGATTTAGAAGAAAGAAAAAGAAAGATCAAAGAGAAGCTAAAAGAGGGAATGGACAACCCTAAAAACGACAAGGATGATAAAGATCCTCAAAGAGGTTTAGGTGGAAAGTTTAACCTAAAAGGATTCATAATGTTACTTTTTATAGTGACTATAATCTTATCATTACCTTCAATGTTCTCAAAATCGGAGTCTACAAATGTAAAAACTATCAGTTATACAGAGTTTTTAAATGATGTAAAAACTGATAAATTAGTAAGAGTCGATGAAAAAGAAGGATATATTTATGGATATACTTCAGATAAAGACGCAACTGCATTTAAAGCTAGAATGATTACTGACAGATTGGGTAGTGATCCACAACTAGTAAACTTAATAGAGACAAAAAACATTCAAATAGAATCTTTACCACCACAGGAATTACCATTCTTATTAAATATGTTAGCATCTTGGTTCCCAATGTTACTACTTATTGGAATCTGGATATTCATGCTTAATAAAATGAATAAGGGCGGAGGCGGAGGACCTCAAGTTTTCAATATGGGGAAATCTAAAGCTAAAGAGAATGGAGAGAATGTATCTCAGGTAACATTTGCCGATGTAGCTGGAATTGATGAGGCTAAGGTTGAGTTAGAAGAGGTAGTTCAATTCTTAAAAGAGCCAGATAAATTTAAAACTTTAGGGGCAAAAATACCTAAAGGGGTACTTCTTTTAGGAGCTCCTGGAACAGGTAAAACACTTCTTGCAAAAGCAGTAGCAGGAGAAGCTGGAGTACCATTCTTTAGTATGTCAGGATCAGAGTTCGTTGAGATGTTCGTAGGAGTTGGAGCATCTAGAGTGAGAGACCTGTTTACAAAAGCTAGAAAAAATGCACCTTGCATAATATTTATAGATGAGATTGACGCTGTTGGAAGAAAAAGAGGAAGCGGACAAGGCGGAGGAAACGACGAAAGAGAGCAAACTCTTAACCAACTACTAGTAGAGATGGATGGATTTGGAAGCGACGAGACTATCATAGTTTTAGCAGCGACAAATAGACCTGAAATACTTGATAAGGCTCTTATGAGACCAGGTAGATTTGATAGACAAGTTGTTGTAGATAGACCTGATATCAAAGGTAGAGAAGAGATATTAAAAGTTCATGCAAGAAATAAGAAATTTGCAGCAGATGTAGATTTTGATGTTATTGCTAGAAAAACTCCAGGATTTGTTGGAGCGGACATTGCAAATATGTTAAACGAAGCAGCTATACTTGCAGCAAGAGCTGGAAGACAAGAGATAAAGATGGAAGACTTAGAAGAGGCATCTGAAAAGGTAACTATAGGTCCTGAAAGAAAATCGAGAATGGCTGTTCAAAAGGAAAGAATAATAGTTGCTTATCATGAGGTTGGACATGCTATGACTCAAAGAATGTCACCGCATACAGAGCCGGTTCACAAGGTTACAATCATTCCTAGAGGAATGGCAGCATTGGGATACACGATGACACTTCCTACAGAGGATAGATATTTAAAATCTAAAAATGAATTTTTATCAGAGTTAGTTACTTTATTAGGAGGAAGAGCTTCGGAAGAGGTTGTATTCGGAGATATCACAACAGGAGCAAGTAATGATATTGAAAGAGCAACAGCTATAGCCCATGCAATGGTAACAAAGTATGGTATGAGTGAGAAATTTGGTCCAATAATGCTAGATAACACTCGTGAAGGAGATATGTTCCAACAAAAGCTTTACGGTGAAGTTACAGCTAAAGAGATTGATGATGAGATAAGAGGGTTAGTATCAAATGCATACTTAAAAGCTAAAGAGATATTGACAGAGAATAGAGAGACACTAGAAACAATAACACAGGCTCTTTTAAGACTAGAAACTATAACAGGTGAAGAACTTGATGAGATGTTACAAGGAAAAACTGTTAAAAGAATAGAAGATGAGAACAGAATTAAAGAGAAATTAGCTGAGATAGAGCAAGAAGAGGAAAAGTTAAAAGAAGAGCTGAAAAATAAAGCTTCTCAATCGGTTATGGAATAAAAAGACTTTACCAATCTAATAAAATATGCTATAATAAGACTAATCTTTGCTAGGATTTACGAGTAAGCTACGTAAACCTTGGCCTAGATATTAAATATTCAGGAGGAATACAATGGCTATTAACAAACCAGAAATAATATCTGCTTACGGAAAAGACGCAAAAGATACAGGATCTACAGAGGTTCAAATCGCGATCTTAACTGCACAAATCAACCACTTAACAAACCACTTAAGAACTCACAAGAAGGATTTCCACTCTAGATTAGGATTACTTAAAATGGTTGGAAAAAGAAAGAGACTTTTAAGCTACTTAATGAGCAAAGATATCGAAGGATACAGAACTCTTATTGCTAAATTAGGAATCAGAAAGTAATAACTAAAACGAGGATTCTTCCTCGTTTTTTTTTATAAAAATTATTCGAAAAATAGGGAGGGAAGATGAAAAAAATTATAGCAGCACTTTTTTTAATTCTATCTGTTTTTAGCTTTGCTGAAGAGGAGTATATAAAAGGGAAGATACTTTATCTTGAGAGAGTTGTAAAAAATAGAGCTGATCAAGAGGATGGCATAAAAGAAACAAGAGAATATAGTGTTGAAATCTTAGAAGGTACAGATAAAGGGTCAACAGTGACTGTAGAAGCACCAATATATGAAGAGAGCGCTTATAATATATATATAAGAGACAATCAGAATGTAGTCTTATATAAGGATAATATAGAGGATGACAGAAGCATATATTACATAGTTGATATAGATAAAAGAAACTCTATTTTGATGATTATTGGAATTTTTATGGGGCTTACAATATTTGTGGCTAAATTTAAAGGGGTTAAAGCTTTAGCATCTCTTATTATAGTGATAGGAATTATCTATAACATATTTTTACCAGCTATTTCCATGGGATACTCTCCAATTCTTATATCTACGGGATGTGCACTGCTCGCTTCAACAATAACAATTTTTATGACAACAGGGTTTTCAAAAAAAGGTGTTGTAGCTATACTAGGAGCTGTAGCAGGTGTAGTTATAGCGGGTATACTTTCGATGTATTTTTCTTATAAAATGGCTATGACAGGTTTTATTTCAGTTGAGGCTTTGAACTACTCAAATCTTTTGAAAGGGATAAAGGTTAAGGAGATAATCTCGGCAGGAGTTATATTGGGAAGTATGGGGGCTGTAATGGATGTATCTATGTCGATATCATCAGCTCTAACAGAACTTCATGAAAGGGATAACAGTATAAAAGGACATGAGATGTTTAATTCTGGAATGAGAATAGGTAGTGATATTATAGGAACAATGGTAAATACACTTATATTAGCATATATAGGAAGTGGAATACTTTCAACTCTATTCATCTATCTTCAGAAGGAACAATTCCCACTGATAAGAATTTTGAATTTTGAATCTGTAGCAGCCGATATAGTTCGAGCTTTTGCAGGAAGTATAGGAATTTTAGTAGCTGTTCCAATCACTTCCTATCTATGCAGTATTTTTATTGTTCAGTCGGAACAAAATGATTGATAACTTTGTCCCATAAGTTTTCATTTTTTAGTATGTATTCGATGAACTCTCTAACAGCTCCATCTCCACCATTTTTTGTAGATATGAAGTCAGAGATATTTAAGATTTCTTCAACAGCATCTTTAGGAGCCCCAGCTAGCTTAGATTTTTTCATAACAGCTAAATCAATAAGGTCATCTCCCATATAGGCAACATTTGAATAGTCCAGCTCACGCTTTTTTAGAATGGCTTCCAAAGTTCCAATTTTGTCTTTTATTCCTTGGTGGATCTCTTTGATACCTAGCTCTAGGGCTCTTCTAGTTACAATTTGTGAGGTTTTTCCAGTTATTATAACAACCTCTTTTCCTAAAGCGATTGCTTGGGTGATACCAAGGCCATCTTTGACATTGAAAGCCTTCATAGCATCGCCGCTGTTAGAAACATAAAGTTTACCATCTGTAAGAGTTCCATCAACATCTAAAACAATAAGTTTAATCATTCCATCCTCCTAAAAAAATATACAAAAATAAAATAAAACTGGGGATATCCCCAGTTTTATTTTCATAGCGTTAATTATAAAGCGTTAACTTTTGCAGCTAATCTAGCTTTCTTTCTAGAAACTGTGTTTTTCTTCATGATTCCTTTAGAAACAGCTTTATCTAACTCTTTGTAAGCTACAGATAAAGCAGCTTTTGCAGCCTCAATCTCTTTAGTTTCAACAGAAACTAAAACCTTTTTAACCATAGTTTTTACTCTAGATTTTACAGCTTGATTTCTCTCTCTATTTCTCTCCGCTACTAATACTCTCTTTTTTGCTGATTTTGAATGTGCCAAATCAAAAACCTCCCTTTAATTTTAAATAAAATTTCATATCATAATAACATAAAAAACGAATTATGTCAATATGGATTGCGATACTCAGTGTAAGTATTTCAATTTGACAGGTAAGCATAAAAAGAGACACTACAATATTTACAATGGACCAACTATATTTTATCATATTCAGCATAAAAAAAGAAGATAAATTAAAAAAATAATTTATATTTTTACAAAAAAAGAGTATTATATTAGTGTAGCAAAATTTAAATTTTAGAAAGGAAAAGAATGAATATAGAGGAAAAAATATCTTCGGAAGCAAGAGAAAGAATCCTTAGTGAGATAAAAAAAGCTAAAGGAAATGAGGTTTTTTTTAGAGGGATTCCAGATGAAGACGGAGTAGTTACGGAGGTAGAGGTTTTAGCAAGAGGAAATAAATACTCGGTTCCGGCAATTTTAAGAGCGATGAAGAAAGGGGAAGTGATTATACACAATCATCCTTCAGGGCACCTATATCCTTCAGATCCAGATGTAGAAATAGCAGCACTTTATTCGAATAGACTTGATGGAGCTTCATATATTATAAATAATGAGGTAAATGATATCTATGTGATAGTAGAGTTAAGCTTGAAAAAAAATATCAAAATAGATATAAAACCATATTTTGAGAAAAATGGACTTTTAGCAGGTGTATTTAATGAGTTTGAATACAGAAATGAGCAACTTGAAATGGCTGAAGTTATTGAAAATGGTTTAAATACAGAGACTAAAGTAATTGTAGAAGCTGGAACAGGAACAGGAAAAACTTTGGGATATCTTATTCCTGCAATTGAGTGGAGTATAAAGAATAAAAAAAGAGTTGTTATCACAACAAATACAATAAATTTACAAGAACAACTTTTAAATAAAGATATACCTATAGCGAAAAAAGTTATACAAGGAGACTTTAGTTATATTCTGGTTAAGGGAAGAGGTAACTATCTTTGCAATAGAAAATTGAGCAATGTGGCGACAGGAGATATCGTAGATTTTGAAGAGTTTAGTCAGAGCCAGAAAAGCCAGTTTAAAGAGGTTGTAAGATGGGGAGGCAAAACTGATACAGGAGATAAGGCAGAACTTCCATTTGAGGTAGATTATAGCATCTGGGAGCACTTCCAAAGTGAGAGCGATATGTGTGCTGGATCAAAATGTCCTTTTAAAGCTGAATGCTTCTTTTTAAAAGCAAGAGACGAAAAGAAAAAAGCGGATATTTTAATAACCAATCACCACATGTATTTTTCAGATTTAGCTATAAGAAAAGAGATTGGATTTAACACAGAATATTCAATACTCCCTGAATATGAATTAGTTGTTTTTGATGAGGCTCATAATGTTGAGAAAGTTGCAAGAGATTATTTCTCATATGAAGTTTCTAAATATGGATTCACAAAAACTATGAACCAGATATATACACTGGAAAAATCTAAAAAAAGAGGGACTGGAAGTTTAGATATCTTTATAAACTATTTGAAACATTCGGATTTTGATGGGAAAAAAGGGATTGAAAAAGATTTAGAAAACGATATAAAACTAAGACATAGAAATGTTTTAAACTCAGGAAGAGCATACTTTAATTTTTTAATAGATGTTTTTTCTAAAGGACAGATGACGAGTACAACGTATAGACTAAAAAAAGGAGAGTTTGAAAGAGCAAAATTTTATGCACAGCTAGATAATTTAAAAGATGAATTTATATCGGATATTTCATCATATCTAAAAAAAGTGAGAGGAATCTTAGGAAAATTAAAAGATCTAGAGGATAAAGAGGGTTATATGAGTGACTACTCAAGATATATAGATAGACTTGATGGATTTTTTGAAAATCTTAAGTTT harbors:
- a CDS encoding DEAD/DEAH box helicase, which translates into the protein MEKILTFRDLGLTEKTLKPLEKKGFEQPSPIQALTIPALLNGDKDIIGQAQTGTGKTAAFSLPILEKIENSTGNVQAIILAPTRELAVQVAEEMNSLAAGRRLKIIPVYGGQSLEQQKRQLQRGVDIVVGTPGRVIDLINRKVLVLNKIDYFILDEADEMLNMGFVEDIEQILESTNQDKRMLFFSATMPSEILKIARSHMRDHEVLAVKKKELTTNLTEQIYFEVKERDKFEALCRIIDIELDFYGIVFCRTKNDVNELVGKLQDRGYDVEGLHGDISQNHREVTLKRFKNKNLNILIATDVAARGIDVNDLTHVINYAIPQEAESYVHRIGRTGRAGKQGTAITFITPSEYRKLLQIQKITKTEIKKEQVPGVKDVILAKKTRLFDNVNSIISGGDAESYQEMAKELLNQEATPIEIIAAILKNCYDEELEESNYSDIESVSLDKTGKTRLFIALGKKDKMTPRKIVDLISSKTKIHESKLKGVEVYENFSFVSVPFVEAETIVDIFQKDRRGKKPLIEKAKQSRK
- the mltG gene encoding endolytic transglycosylase MltG; protein product: MKKKIIVLFFLIVIGILAIFKVYSVQKTEKRDYDVQVNLKQGTSLNRVFTKIGVADSIFFKIFLKYEKNSGRNIKAGFYEFKGQYSYEDILNMMEEGKVKYKVLTIPEGYSIKEIGKVITEKGYGSEEGLKKALENIKDFPYPTPNGNFEGYLYPETYYFSVDLTEQEIVNKMLAEFLKKFPPDKYPNKEKFYKELIMASIIEREAQLKEEKPLMASVFYNRLKKGMKLGSDATVNYIYDYGKRRMYYKDLKVDSPYNTYMYKGLPPGPIANPDFTSMEAAMNPAKTDYLFFVVTSDGKHTFTKTYKEHLEVQKKKK
- a CDS encoding B12-binding domain-containing radical SAM protein gives rise to the protein MEKTLEKIVLVGINSQYIHTNLAIRYLKNYVEKFSDIEIEIYESNINNQIQSIITDLFNTEADHIIFSTYIWNKEYVFTLVKELKKIMPKVKITLGGPEVSYNAKESLIENKSIDFVLVGEGEKVLLNFLTKPVNEVRGVAFLENNEFKYLGDEFPIENLDEIPFPYTEKELKENIKILYYESTRGCPFSCSYCLSSIDKGVRYWSLERVKKDLSKFIDSGVELVKFVDRTFNLRKDRYLGIWSHLLENYRENITFHFEINANIFDDEVIEFLKTVPEGYFQFEIGVQSINKETMNSINRRNLLERLEKNIKAISKNIHLHVDLIAGLPHDTYETFKDSFNYVYNLDAEMIQLGFLKILNGTKISKEIEEYDYKYMEFPPYEILSNSFISYGELVKLKNLEKMLDYYYNSEKFKYSVNYIIKNNYSTPFEFFEEIAEYYRENNLLTVGHKIVSIFNHLMEFYNNKNFEGKEIFIEYLKLDYLMLGKPGSYPQWFESEKDKERYNEIIISKNYKSSREAYKKTEFEKFNYNVLKNVDGEIEILFNYMPKKVELEVVSEKK
- the tilS gene encoding tRNA lysidine(34) synthetase TilS, translating into MLNKILKKIKKEKLIESGDKIVVGFSGGPDSVFLLQVLIYAQKEMDFEILLVHINHLLRDENSEKDQEFASETAKRLNLPIFIKRASIENISKDMGVGLEEAGRKIRYDFFNEILEKNSGTKIAIAHNLDDQIETFLFRMIRGCSLEGLEGINHRDNIIRPINEIYKKEILNYLDMNNIEYRIDETNFENEFTRNSIRLDLVPYIEKRYNGSFKDKIHNLIDEIREVNEVLKVNLKDYKIISHKKEMLNLELIKIEPPYLQRKIINEYLKEFDLEATREKILNIIKIINSGGSKTLDLEDNHLLKKQYNSIWIEKKILDKNIQKNEEETQIEKIKVPFKLKFNGYLLEAVKDSKSSGQNEFLTNLKPGDEVEVRVRKDGDKIQPLGMSSYKKLKDIFINEKIVKEERANIPLIIKDNEIVWVAGIKKSEVFKGEKNKEGIKLIMRRQDEN
- the ftsH gene encoding ATP-dependent zinc metalloprotease FtsH, encoding MKTRDNNEKMALYNFIEEEPKKDDEKDDKASEDTQDKSKAEQEKEDLEERKRKIKEKLKEGMDNPKNDKDDKDPQRGLGGKFNLKGFIMLLFIVTIILSLPSMFSKSESTNVKTISYTEFLNDVKTDKLVRVDEKEGYIYGYTSDKDATAFKARMITDRLGSDPQLVNLIETKNIQIESLPPQELPFLLNMLASWFPMLLLIGIWIFMLNKMNKGGGGGPQVFNMGKSKAKENGENVSQVTFADVAGIDEAKVELEEVVQFLKEPDKFKTLGAKIPKGVLLLGAPGTGKTLLAKAVAGEAGVPFFSMSGSEFVEMFVGVGASRVRDLFTKARKNAPCIIFIDEIDAVGRKRGSGQGGGNDEREQTLNQLLVEMDGFGSDETIIVLAATNRPEILDKALMRPGRFDRQVVVDRPDIKGREEILKVHARNKKFAADVDFDVIARKTPGFVGADIANMLNEAAILAARAGRQEIKMEDLEEASEKVTIGPERKSRMAVQKERIIVAYHEVGHAMTQRMSPHTEPVHKVTIIPRGMAALGYTMTLPTEDRYLKSKNEFLSELVTLLGGRASEEVVFGDITTGASNDIERATAIAHAMVTKYGMSEKFGPIMLDNTREGDMFQQKLYGEVTAKEIDDEIRGLVSNAYLKAKEILTENRETLETITQALLRLETITGEELDEMLQGKTVKRIEDENRIKEKLAEIEQEEEKLKEELKNKASQSVME
- the rpsO gene encoding 30S ribosomal protein S15: MAINKPEIISAYGKDAKDTGSTEVQIAILTAQINHLTNHLRTHKKDFHSRLGLLKMVGKRKRLLSYLMSKDIEGYRTLIAKLGIRK
- a CDS encoding YibE/F family protein — protein: MKKIIAALFLILSVFSFAEEEYIKGKILYLERVVKNRADQEDGIKETREYSVEILEGTDKGSTVTVEAPIYEESAYNIYIRDNQNVVLYKDNIEDDRSIYYIVDIDKRNSILMIIGIFMGLTIFVAKFKGVKALASLIIVIGIIYNIFLPAISMGYSPILISTGCALLASTITIFMTTGFSKKGVVAILGAVAGVVIAGILSMYFSYKMAMTGFISVEALNYSNLLKGIKVKEIISAGVILGSMGAVMDVSMSISSALTELHERDNSIKGHEMFNSGMRIGSDIIGTMVNTLILAYIGSGILSTLFIYLQKEQFPLIRILNFESVAADIVRAFAGSIGILVAVPITSYLCSIFIVQSEQND
- a CDS encoding HAD family hydrolase → MIKLIVLDVDGTLTDGKLYVSNSGDAMKAFNVKDGLGITQAIALGKEVVIITGKTSQIVTRRALELGIKEIHQGIKDKIGTLEAILKKRELDYSNVAYMGDDLIDLAVMKKSKLAGAPKDAVEEILNISDFISTKNGGDGAVREFIEYILKNENLWDKVINHFVPTEQ
- the rpsT gene encoding 30S ribosomal protein S20 yields the protein MAHSKSAKKRVLVAERNRERNQAVKSRVKTMVKKVLVSVETKEIEAAKAALSVAYKELDKAVSKGIMKKNTVSRKKARLAAKVNAL